A single region of the Gemmata palustris genome encodes:
- a CDS encoding DUF1553 domain-containing protein: MRFAVVTVTALFALVSFTRIEPPARAADPDPAALEFFEKKIRPVLVEHCAACHSVAAEKNKKLKGGLFVDSREGMLKGGDSGPAVVPGKPADSLLLKTMKYDGDVQMPPKGKLPAAALKDFEKWIAMGAPTPRDNAPIGSKKQIGLSIEEGRKFWAYKLPVRPLVPNVQNPKWEARNEIDAFVLAALDAKGLKPAPEADRATLARRLYYDLTGLPPPPEEADAFVNDKAPGAYEKLVDKLLASPEFGVRWGRHWLDIARFAESVTLRGFVYPHAWRYRDYVIDSFNADVPFDRFIKEQLAGDLLPAATLDDRKRQLVATTFLQLGNTNLEEQDKKALRMDVVDEQLDVITKGFLAQTVTCARCHDHKFDPIPTKDYYALAGILRNVKAMEHANVSKWVEVPLPADPATESALKKHEAALASLQAQIAAAKKAAGTTAAGALAVKDVPGIVVDDTRAKKVGAWASSTFNKTFIGAGYIHDSDGGKGQKTLTFQPDAVPPGKFEVRLAYSPGTNRAAKVVVHVFSADGEAEVSVDMTKPPAIDGRFVSLGEYRFEKGGQAYVMISNEGTKGHVTADAVVFLSLDRKEQGDEPARAEPDTVKALEVELKKLQATGPKREMAMSVAEEKVIEDTNVHVRGSVHNLGDVAPRGVLTVARYGAPLTIPKNQSGRAELAEWIASRDNPLTARVAANRVWYWLLGAGLVRTVDNFGTTGETPSNPELLDYLASVFQAPADPATGGMGWSVKKLVRYIVLSRTYRQSVTVTADPENRLFGRANRRRLEAEEIRDTVLAVNGQLDLTRGGPTFPDSLAADYGYKANSARRSVYLPQFRNALPEMLEVFDAADPSVTTGKRNTGTVAPQALFMMNHPFVLEHSKRAAARLLGEKHADDTARITRAYRLTLGREPTLGERAVAERFLKGKPDADGWTAVFHALFASAEFRYVN; this comes from the coding sequence ATGCGATTTGCTGTCGTCACCGTAACTGCGCTCTTCGCCTTGGTCTCCTTCACACGTATCGAACCGCCCGCCCGCGCCGCTGACCCCGACCCAGCCGCACTCGAATTCTTCGAGAAGAAAATCCGGCCCGTACTCGTCGAGCACTGCGCCGCGTGTCACTCCGTTGCCGCGGAGAAGAACAAGAAGCTCAAGGGCGGGCTGTTCGTTGATTCACGTGAGGGGATGCTTAAGGGCGGCGACAGTGGCCCCGCGGTCGTGCCCGGCAAACCGGCCGATAGTCTCCTCCTCAAAACGATGAAGTACGACGGGGACGTGCAGATGCCCCCCAAGGGCAAGCTCCCGGCTGCGGCCCTCAAGGACTTTGAAAAGTGGATCGCGATGGGCGCCCCGACCCCGCGCGACAACGCCCCGATCGGCTCGAAGAAGCAGATCGGGCTGTCCATTGAAGAGGGCCGGAAATTCTGGGCGTACAAGCTCCCCGTCCGACCTCTGGTGCCGAATGTCCAGAACCCGAAGTGGGAGGCCCGGAACGAGATCGACGCATTCGTTCTCGCCGCGCTCGATGCGAAGGGGCTGAAACCCGCCCCGGAAGCGGACCGAGCAACACTCGCCCGACGCCTCTACTACGACCTCACCGGGTTGCCGCCGCCCCCCGAAGAAGCCGATGCGTTTGTGAATGACAAGGCCCCGGGCGCTTACGAAAAGCTCGTGGACAAGTTACTCGCGTCGCCGGAGTTCGGCGTCCGGTGGGGGCGCCACTGGCTCGACATCGCCCGGTTCGCCGAGTCGGTCACGCTGCGCGGGTTCGTCTACCCGCACGCCTGGCGCTACCGCGACTACGTCATCGACTCGTTCAACGCGGACGTGCCCTTCGACCGCTTCATCAAGGAACAACTCGCTGGCGACCTGCTTCCCGCGGCCACTCTGGACGATCGAAAACGCCAACTCGTCGCGACGACGTTCCTTCAACTCGGGAATACCAATCTCGAAGAGCAGGACAAGAAGGCCCTCCGAATGGACGTCGTGGACGAGCAACTCGACGTCATCACGAAGGGCTTCCTGGCGCAGACCGTGACGTGCGCCCGGTGCCACGACCACAAGTTCGATCCGATCCCGACGAAGGACTACTACGCGCTGGCGGGCATCCTCCGCAACGTCAAGGCGATGGAACACGCGAACGTGTCGAAGTGGGTCGAGGTGCCGCTACCGGCCGACCCCGCGACCGAATCGGCGCTCAAGAAACACGAAGCCGCGCTCGCTTCACTTCAGGCGCAGATCGCGGCCGCGAAGAAGGCCGCGGGCACCACAGCGGCGGGCGCGCTCGCGGTGAAGGACGTTCCGGGAATCGTGGTGGACGACACCCGGGCGAAGAAGGTCGGCGCATGGGCATCGTCCACGTTCAACAAGACGTTTATCGGTGCCGGCTACATTCACGACAGCGACGGAGGAAAAGGACAAAAGACGCTGACGTTTCAGCCGGACGCGGTCCCGCCGGGCAAATTCGAGGTGCGACTCGCGTACTCGCCGGGCACGAACCGGGCCGCGAAGGTCGTCGTTCACGTCTTCAGCGCCGATGGCGAGGCCGAGGTGAGCGTCGATATGACGAAGCCCCCCGCGATCGACGGCCGGTTCGTCTCGCTGGGCGAGTACCGGTTCGAGAAGGGCGGGCAGGCATATGTCATGATTTCCAATGAGGGTACGAAGGGGCACGTCACGGCGGACGCGGTCGTATTCCTATCGCTCGACAGGAAGGAACAGGGCGACGAACCCGCCCGGGCGGAACCCGACACCGTGAAAGCACTCGAAGTCGAACTGAAAAAGCTCCAGGCGACCGGGCCGAAGCGCGAGATGGCGATGTCGGTCGCCGAGGAGAAGGTGATCGAGGACACGAACGTTCACGTGCGCGGGAGCGTTCACAATTTGGGTGACGTCGCCCCGCGCGGCGTCCTGACGGTGGCGCGATACGGCGCGCCTCTCACGATTCCCAAAAATCAAAGCGGGCGGGCGGAACTGGCGGAGTGGATCGCCTCACGCGACAACCCGCTGACTGCCCGCGTCGCGGCGAACCGCGTGTGGTACTGGCTGCTCGGCGCCGGCCTGGTTCGCACCGTGGACAACTTCGGCACCACCGGCGAGACTCCGAGCAACCCGGAGCTGCTCGACTACCTGGCGAGTGTATTTCAGGCGCCGGCCGACCCCGCGACCGGGGGGATGGGCTGGAGCGTGAAGAAGCTCGTCCGGTACATCGTTCTCAGCCGCACGTACCGCCAGTCCGTAACCGTGACCGCGGACCCGGAGAACCGGTTGTTCGGCCGGGCGAACCGCAGGCGCCTCGAAGCCGAAGAGATACGCGACACGGTTCTCGCAGTGAACGGTCAACTCGATCTCACCCGCGGCGGGCCGACGTTCCCGGATTCGCTCGCGGCGGACTACGGGTACAAGGCGAACTCGGCGCGCCGGAGCGTGTACCTCCCGCAGTTCCGCAACGCGCTGCCGGAAATGCTCGAAGTGTTCGATGCGGCCGACCCGAGCGTAACGACGGGTAAGCGGAACACCGGGACGGTGGCCCCGCAAGCGCTGTTCATGATGAACCACCCGTTTGTGTTGGAGCACTCGAAGCGGGCCGCGGCGCGGCTCCTCGGGGAAAAGCACGCCGACGATACGGCCCGGATCACCCGGGCGTACCGTCTGACCCTCGGTCGCGAGCCGACATTGGGCGAGCGCGCGGTGGCCGAACGCTTCCTGAAGGGCAAGCCCGACGCGGACGGCTGGACGGCGGTGTTCCACGCGCTGTTCGCGTCGGCCGAGTTCCGTTACGTGAATTGA
- a CDS encoding tetratricopeptide repeat protein, whose amino-acid sequence MSNPRLKTVGPALGTRWRVVLAVATVLLGAVAYWQWGGTADRREEALRLAKEGRLVEAEPLLLAAAERDGNDAEVVAALALAKLGGTDAGSAEQYLSRWCALRPTEARSFQLRMDLRHRVARGMVLQADRHRVLETALTDGQQVLELDPANDPVRREVAWLALQVGRFFDAEVECRRCLSAAPRDGWLNYLLAKICHAQGKRADAEAAVDPVVRARPDFAEALLLRAVLYHESEQPDRAVPLLQQALALNGCPRRECLYRLGLALAATGRPDEARKVLAEVDLLNLTGAVANDHFPNNPAMRVQIAEAMLGVGRLTDGNAELDAVLAADPNFAPAHRAKATYYDRVGQPAQAAEHRRRTAQDAP is encoded by the coding sequence ATGAGTAACCCGCGACTCAAAACCGTCGGCCCCGCACTAGGTACCCGGTGGCGCGTGGTGCTGGCCGTTGCTACGGTCCTGCTCGGCGCTGTTGCCTATTGGCAATGGGGTGGCACCGCGGACCGGCGTGAGGAGGCGCTCCGCCTCGCCAAAGAGGGCCGGTTGGTTGAGGCCGAACCGCTCCTCTTGGCGGCCGCCGAGCGGGACGGGAACGACGCGGAAGTCGTCGCGGCCCTGGCGCTCGCGAAACTGGGCGGCACCGACGCCGGGTCCGCCGAACAGTACCTGTCGAGGTGGTGCGCGCTGCGCCCCACGGAAGCGCGGTCGTTCCAACTGCGCATGGACCTGCGGCACCGCGTTGCTCGTGGCATGGTGCTCCAAGCCGACCGGCACCGGGTGCTGGAAACGGCCCTTACGGACGGACAGCAGGTGCTGGAACTCGACCCCGCCAACGATCCGGTTCGGCGCGAGGTCGCGTGGCTCGCCCTCCAAGTGGGGCGGTTCTTCGATGCGGAGGTCGAATGCCGGCGCTGCCTGTCGGCCGCCCCTCGTGATGGCTGGTTGAACTACCTCCTCGCCAAGATCTGTCACGCCCAGGGGAAGCGCGCCGACGCCGAGGCCGCTGTGGACCCGGTCGTGCGGGCGCGGCCCGACTTCGCCGAGGCACTGCTGCTCCGCGCGGTACTGTACCACGAGAGCGAGCAACCCGACCGGGCCGTCCCGCTGCTGCAACAGGCGCTCGCCCTGAACGGGTGCCCGCGCCGCGAGTGCCTGTACCGACTCGGACTCGCGCTGGCCGCAACCGGGCGGCCCGACGAGGCGCGGAAAGTGTTGGCCGAAGTGGACCTGCTGAACCTCACCGGTGCGGTCGCGAACGACCACTTTCCGAACAACCCGGCGATGCGCGTTCAGATCGCCGAGGCCATGCTCGGCGTCGGCCGACTAACAGACGGGAACGCGGAACTCGATGCGGTTCTCGCCGCCGACCCCAACTTCGCCCCGGCCCACCGCGCTAAGGCCACCTACTACGACCGCGTGGGCCAACCCGCACAGGCCGCCGAACACCGCCGGCGAACCGCTCAGGACGCCCCATGA
- a CDS encoding DUF1501 domain-containing protein produces MLPILSRRDYLSRTGCGFGALALAGLASQEARAAPVANPLAAKPGHHAAKAKRVIFLFMQGGVSHVDSYDHKPILDKEDGKQMKFDDARVVANTGMRGSAQRVMKPLWKFAQRGQSGKWASDLFPEVNGVIDDLCFVHSMHTEGVAHGPATLFLHCGSTSLARPSFGSWVLYGLGSESANLPGFVSIAPSSGNGGARNYGNAFLPAIYQGTPVGRAGAPASEATIRNLAPGLPAGAAQEHFDLLRELNAEQLKTKPGDAELEAVAASYELAWRMQKNAPDVMDIAKETKETQKLYGIGTKETDTFGKQCLMARRLSEAGVRFVQVTYGDNTANPAWDQHSNLPKHGDHARAVDKPIAGLLADLKRRGLLGDTIVWWGGEFGRTPYAEKNGTGRDHNPGGFTVWLAGGGFKPGFSFGATDEFGSAAATDKVHLHDLHATLLHQLGLNHEKLAFKFAGRDFRLTDVHGRVVKDVIA; encoded by the coding sequence ATGCTGCCGATTCTCTCCCGTCGCGACTACCTCTCACGCACCGGTTGCGGGTTCGGCGCGCTCGCGCTCGCCGGCCTCGCTTCGCAAGAGGCGCGCGCGGCCCCCGTCGCGAACCCGCTGGCCGCGAAGCCGGGGCACCACGCGGCAAAGGCCAAGCGGGTCATTTTCTTGTTCATGCAGGGGGGCGTGTCGCACGTCGATTCCTACGACCACAAGCCGATCCTCGACAAAGAAGACGGTAAGCAAATGAAGTTCGACGACGCCCGCGTGGTCGCCAACACGGGAATGCGCGGGAGCGCACAACGGGTGATGAAACCGCTGTGGAAATTCGCCCAGCGCGGCCAATCGGGAAAATGGGCATCGGACCTGTTTCCCGAGGTCAACGGAGTGATCGACGATCTGTGCTTCGTCCACTCGATGCACACGGAGGGCGTGGCGCACGGCCCGGCGACGCTGTTCCTGCACTGCGGGTCGACGAGCTTGGCGCGCCCGAGCTTCGGGAGCTGGGTGCTGTACGGGCTCGGCAGTGAGAGCGCGAACCTGCCGGGGTTCGTCAGCATCGCCCCCTCGAGCGGTAACGGCGGGGCGCGGAACTACGGCAACGCCTTCCTCCCGGCGATCTACCAGGGCACGCCCGTCGGGCGCGCGGGGGCACCGGCGAGCGAGGCGACCATCCGCAACCTCGCGCCCGGTCTTCCCGCCGGTGCCGCCCAAGAGCACTTCGACCTGCTCCGCGAGCTGAACGCCGAACAACTCAAAACGAAACCCGGTGACGCGGAACTGGAAGCGGTGGCGGCGTCATACGAACTCGCGTGGCGGATGCAGAAGAACGCGCCGGACGTGATGGACATCGCAAAGGAAACGAAGGAGACGCAGAAGCTCTACGGCATCGGCACGAAGGAGACCGACACCTTCGGCAAGCAGTGCCTGATGGCGCGCCGGTTGAGCGAGGCGGGCGTGCGGTTCGTGCAGGTCACTTACGGCGACAACACCGCGAACCCGGCGTGGGACCAGCACTCGAACCTGCCCAAACACGGCGACCACGCGCGGGCGGTCGATAAACCGATCGCGGGGCTGCTCGCGGACCTGAAGCGCCGGGGGCTGCTCGGAGACACGATCGTGTGGTGGGGCGGGGAGTTCGGCCGGACGCCCTACGCGGAGAAGAACGGGACGGGCCGCGACCACAACCCGGGCGGGTTCACGGTGTGGCTCGCGGGCGGCGGGTTCAAGCCGGGGTTCTCGTTCGGCGCGACCGACGAGTTCGGCTCCGCAGCGGCGACCGACAAGGTCCACCTGCACGACCTGCACGCAACGCTCCTGCACCAACTCGGGCTTAACCACGAGAAACTGGCGTTCAAGTTCGCGGGCCGCGACTTCCGGCTCACCGACGTTCACGGGCGCGTCGTGAAGGACGTGATCGCCTGA
- a CDS encoding CRTAC1 family protein produces MTVPRRMWLLGVLGAIAAAVGAATFFASRKPNADPSPTEIDAGPEPGGPWFVDVTRDAGIDFVHFDPTTDSHFIQETMGSGVGWIDYDADGWPDLFCIQDAPVRSSGPPPTTNRLYRNNRDGTFTDVTEKARLARTGFGQGCAVGDFDNDGFDDLVVTYMGGLALYRNNGNGTFTDITAAARLTNPHWGTSCAWGDIDGDGFLDLYVCNYVEVDIDRYPRCARDGKLFVCPPTSFPHVRHRLFRNNGNGTFTDVTVPSGIADAPPAPGLGVVATDLDGDGRLDLFVANDLKAQYLFHNQGGGRFVEKGLLSGVGLGPAGQPVSGMGVEAFDADGTGRPSLFVTNFYNQPNVLFRNRGKMRFLEAATETGLAGRRDRLGFGAVVLDANLDGRPDLAVANGHLHRDAAEVYRAPYAQRAQLFVGTGPGSFRDASDRIGAYFREPRVGRGLAWADFDNDGKPDLVFSHVGGPPAVLHNRTETTNNWLGLELVGDGKRSNRNAIGARIEVRTASGVQVRFVNGGGSYLSASERRQLIGLGGDRVARVTVRWPSGREQVYEEVPGRRWWRLTEGAADPTALPIAGR; encoded by the coding sequence ATGACCGTTCCCCGCCGGATGTGGCTCCTGGGTGTACTCGGGGCGATCGCCGCGGCGGTCGGCGCGGCGACCTTTTTTGCCAGCCGGAAGCCGAACGCGGACCCATCCCCCACCGAAATCGACGCCGGCCCCGAGCCCGGAGGCCCGTGGTTCGTGGACGTGACGCGGGACGCCGGGATCGACTTCGTTCACTTCGACCCGACGACTGATTCGCACTTCATCCAGGAGACGATGGGGAGCGGTGTCGGCTGGATCGATTACGACGCCGACGGGTGGCCGGACCTGTTCTGTATTCAGGACGCCCCGGTCCGCAGCTCCGGCCCGCCGCCCACTACCAACCGCCTGTACCGCAACAACCGCGACGGCACGTTTACCGATGTCACTGAGAAAGCCAGACTCGCGCGCACCGGGTTCGGCCAAGGCTGCGCCGTCGGGGATTTCGACAACGACGGCTTTGATGATCTGGTCGTCACCTACATGGGCGGGCTGGCTCTGTATCGCAATAACGGGAACGGGACATTCACAGACATCACCGCGGCCGCACGACTCACCAACCCGCACTGGGGCACGAGTTGCGCGTGGGGGGACATCGACGGCGATGGGTTCCTCGACCTCTACGTCTGTAACTACGTCGAAGTCGATATTGACCGCTATCCGCGGTGCGCGCGGGACGGAAAGTTGTTCGTGTGCCCGCCGACGAGTTTCCCACACGTCCGCCACCGCCTGTTCCGCAACAACGGTAACGGCACCTTCACGGACGTAACCGTTCCGTCCGGGATCGCGGACGCACCTCCGGCCCCCGGTCTCGGGGTCGTCGCCACGGACCTGGACGGCGACGGGCGCCTCGACCTCTTTGTCGCCAACGACCTCAAAGCCCAGTACCTGTTCCACAACCAGGGGGGCGGGCGGTTCGTTGAGAAGGGGCTGCTCTCCGGGGTGGGGTTGGGGCCGGCCGGCCAACCCGTGTCCGGCATGGGAGTCGAAGCGTTCGACGCGGACGGCACCGGGCGCCCGTCTCTGTTCGTCACCAATTTCTACAACCAACCGAACGTCCTGTTCCGCAACCGGGGAAAAATGCGGTTCTTGGAGGCTGCGACTGAAACCGGGTTGGCCGGGCGCCGGGACCGGCTCGGGTTCGGCGCGGTGGTACTCGACGCGAATCTCGACGGCCGGCCCGACTTGGCCGTGGCCAACGGTCACCTCCACCGGGACGCCGCCGAGGTGTACCGCGCGCCGTATGCTCAGCGGGCACAACTCTTCGTCGGCACCGGCCCCGGATCGTTCCGCGACGCATCGGATCGAATCGGGGCGTACTTCCGGGAGCCGCGGGTCGGGCGCGGCCTCGCGTGGGCGGATTTCGATAACGACGGCAAACCGGATCTGGTGTTCAGTCACGTCGGCGGCCCTCCGGCGGTGCTCCACAACCGCACCGAGACGACTAACAACTGGCTCGGCCTAGAACTGGTCGGTGACGGCAAACGCAGCAACCGGAACGCGATCGGCGCGCGGATCGAAGTACGGACCGCGAGCGGAGTGCAGGTGCGGTTCGTGAACGGAGGCGGGAGCTACCTGTCGGCCAGCGAACGGCGCCAACTGATCGGATTGGGTGGGGACCGGGTGGCGCGGGTGACGGTGCGCTGGCCGTCCGGTCGCGAGCAGGTCTACGAAGAGGTTCCCGGTCGCCGTTGGTGGCGGCTCACTGAAGGGGCGGCCGATCCGACCGCACTTCCCATTGCCGGCCGGTGA
- a CDS encoding amidohydrolase family protein, translating into MIDVHIHAVPPNLPGVGSLSQLLRESPERVASELRREMQTAGVSHAFAMGAWSAGDDDPLGINRTLEIAPFVPGLRPIGIADPTRTDSEHFRKVELILASGVVVALKGYLGYLHFEPAHPNYQRYYELAAKYRVPVMFHTGDTYSPQAKLKYAHPLGVDEVAVDHPECRFVMCHLGNPWMTDAAEVIYKNVNVWADLSGLLVGDDGSFASEEGREAASELAHGIRRAMKYSERPNRFLYGTDWPLAPMAAYREFVREAVAPEHHEQVFEENARRLFRLG; encoded by the coding sequence ATGATCGACGTCCACATCCACGCCGTTCCGCCGAACTTGCCGGGGGTCGGCTCGCTCTCGCAACTGCTCCGCGAATCGCCGGAGCGCGTCGCGTCCGAGTTGCGGCGCGAGATGCAGACCGCGGGCGTGTCGCATGCCTTCGCGATGGGGGCGTGGAGCGCCGGGGACGACGACCCACTCGGTATTAACCGCACGCTGGAGATCGCCCCGTTCGTTCCGGGCCTGCGTCCCATCGGGATCGCGGACCCGACGCGGACCGATTCCGAGCACTTCCGGAAGGTGGAACTGATTCTTGCAAGCGGGGTTGTGGTCGCACTGAAAGGCTACCTCGGATACCTCCACTTTGAGCCGGCTCACCCGAACTACCAGCGGTACTACGAACTCGCGGCCAAGTACCGGGTTCCCGTGATGTTCCACACGGGCGACACCTACTCGCCACAAGCGAAACTGAAGTACGCGCACCCGCTCGGCGTCGACGAGGTCGCGGTCGATCACCCGGAGTGCCGGTTCGTGATGTGTCACCTCGGCAACCCGTGGATGACCGATGCGGCCGAGGTGATTTACAAGAACGTCAACGTCTGGGCCGACCTCTCTGGCCTCCTGGTCGGCGATGACGGGAGCTTCGCTTCGGAAGAGGGGCGCGAAGCCGCGTCCGAACTCGCGCACGGGATTCGGCGCGCGATGAAGTATTCCGAGCGCCCGAACCGGTTCTTGTACGGTACCGACTGGCCACTCGCGCCGATGGCCGCGTACCGCGAGTTCGTCCGAGAAGCCGTGGCGCCCGAGCACCACGAGCAGGTCTTCGAGGAGAACGCGCGGCGGTTGTTCCGCCTGGGCTGA
- a CDS encoding Gfo/Idh/MocA family protein codes for MKKITRRSALKVAAGTFAAPFVWRLHAHAAPSETVLHASFGASGMAAADISDLTKGKHLKLVAVAEVDENRVANIKKKFPACVIYKDYRQLLDKEKTLDSVNVSTPDHMHAPITMRAMNRGLHVYGQKPLTQTIHEARRITEVAAEKKLITQMGIQIHSHPVHKLVVKLVQDGAIGKVKEVHSWSGKSWGDTAPKPDRNDPIPAGFDWDLWLGVASERPFIGGEYYHPGNWRKRLDFGTGTFGDMGCHILDPVFGALGVGNPLSVRSELAGPNDYNWTLDVQVKYVFPGTKFTTDTVALTWYNGKVLPPADVQKLVGRKLNDQGSIYIGEKGVMYSPYIAAPVLLPADGYKDFKMPEVKGDDHYLQFVEAVRGNEKTSAPFSYSGPLTEMVLLGCLSTRFPQTDLKWDTKALKFTNNDKANAFVKKEYRKGFEVEGL; via the coding sequence ATGAAGAAGATCACGCGCCGAAGCGCCCTCAAGGTCGCCGCGGGCACGTTCGCCGCGCCGTTCGTGTGGCGGTTGCACGCGCACGCGGCGCCGAGCGAAACCGTTCTGCACGCGAGCTTCGGCGCCAGCGGCATGGCCGCGGCCGACATCAGCGATCTCACCAAAGGCAAACACCTGAAGCTCGTCGCGGTCGCGGAGGTCGATGAGAACCGGGTGGCGAACATCAAGAAGAAGTTCCCCGCGTGCGTCATTTACAAGGACTACCGCCAGCTCCTCGACAAGGAGAAGACGCTCGACTCGGTGAACGTTTCCACGCCCGACCACATGCACGCGCCGATCACGATGCGCGCGATGAACCGCGGGCTGCACGTGTACGGGCAGAAGCCCCTGACCCAAACGATCCACGAGGCGCGCCGGATCACCGAAGTGGCCGCGGAGAAGAAACTCATCACGCAGATGGGGATTCAGATCCACTCGCACCCGGTTCACAAGCTCGTCGTCAAACTGGTGCAGGACGGGGCCATCGGGAAGGTGAAAGAGGTTCACTCCTGGAGCGGCAAGTCGTGGGGCGACACGGCCCCGAAGCCGGACCGGAACGACCCGATACCCGCGGGGTTCGACTGGGATCTGTGGCTCGGGGTCGCGAGTGAGCGGCCCTTCATTGGCGGCGAATATTACCACCCCGGCAACTGGCGGAAGCGGCTCGACTTCGGCACCGGCACGTTCGGCGACATGGGGTGCCACATCCTCGACCCGGTGTTCGGCGCGCTCGGCGTCGGGAACCCTCTCTCGGTCCGCTCCGAACTGGCCGGCCCGAACGACTACAACTGGACGCTCGACGTTCAGGTGAAGTACGTGTTCCCCGGAACGAAGTTCACGACCGATACCGTCGCGCTGACGTGGTACAACGGCAAGGTACTGCCGCCGGCCGACGTGCAGAAGTTGGTGGGCCGCAAGCTGAACGATCAGGGCTCGATCTACATCGGCGAGAAGGGCGTGATGTACTCGCCGTACATTGCGGCGCCCGTGCTGCTCCCGGCCGATGGCTACAAGGACTTCAAGATGCCCGAGGTGAAGGGCGACGACCACTACCTCCAGTTCGTCGAAGCCGTTCGCGGGAACGAGAAGACGTCGGCCCCGTTCAGCTACTCCGGCCCGCTCACGGAAATGGTGCTCCTCGGGTGCCTCTCGACCCGGTTCCCCCAAACCGACCTGAAGTGGGACACGAAGGCG